A DNA window from Undibacterium sp. YM2 contains the following coding sequences:
- a CDS encoding ornithine cyclodeaminase family protein — protein sequence MQVITNEQVASLLTVKDAITVMREAFTHYATAGAMQERVRIDSGKTKLSAMGAVIPGLNAAGAKIYSTINGKFTFVIVLFAADDGRLLAVMEGDTMTEFRTAAVTAVAADKLARQDATTLAIFGTGIQARAHVPALLAVRNFKEVLVVGIEGQDAFAQHIATQYGIPARTSSAAEAASQADVILTATRSATPLFDGNHVKPGAFVAAIGSSKPDTREVDDTLIRRASKIVVEWKKQAAYEAGDLLLCDQNSFAWDDVLEMTDVVQGTGIRRNESDIILYKAIGVGLEDVALAEFVYRKLAE from the coding sequence ATGCAAGTCATCACAAATGAACAAGTCGCATCACTGTTAACAGTCAAGGACGCCATCACCGTCATGCGCGAAGCCTTTACCCACTATGCGACCGCTGGTGCCATGCAAGAAAGGGTACGCATAGACAGCGGCAAAACCAAGCTCAGCGCCATGGGTGCCGTCATCCCTGGCCTGAATGCTGCCGGGGCCAAGATTTACTCCACCATCAATGGCAAGTTCACCTTTGTGATTGTCTTGTTCGCGGCTGACGATGGCCGCCTGCTGGCCGTGATGGAAGGCGACACCATGACAGAATTCCGCACCGCTGCCGTCACCGCTGTCGCTGCCGACAAACTGGCACGGCAAGATGCCACCACCCTGGCCATCTTTGGCACCGGCATACAGGCGCGCGCCCACGTCCCCGCCCTGCTCGCCGTGCGCAATTTCAAAGAAGTGCTGGTGGTCGGCATAGAAGGACAGGATGCTTTTGCACAGCACATCGCCACGCAATACGGCATCCCCGCCAGAACCAGCAGCGCTGCTGAAGCCGCCAGCCAGGCCGACGTCATCCTCACCGCGACACGATCAGCCACGCCGCTGTTTGATGGCAATCATGTCAAACCCGGTGCCTTTGTCGCCGCCATCGGTTCCAGCAAACCCGACACCCGCGAAGTCGATGACACCCTGATACGCCGCGCCAGCAAGATCGTCGTTGAATGGAAAAAACAGGCCGCCTATGAGGCAGGTGATTTGCTCCTGTGCGACCAGAACAGCTTTGCATGGGACGATGTGCTGGAGATGACTGATGTAGTGCAAGGCACAGGCATACGTAGAAATGAATCTGACATCATCCTCTACAAGGCCATAGGTGTAGGGCTGGAAGACGTGGCGCTGGCGGAGTTTGTTTATCGCAAGCTGGCGGAGTAA